From the Nostoc sp. PCC 7107 genome, the window TGGTTCGCTCAAGCAAATCCCCCAAAACGAAGTGCAAATCCGGATGCTGTTAGCATCGGCTGGAGAAATTACCCAAACAGATATTGACTTAGCTGCTGCCAGTGGCGCAGTCATTATTGGCTTTAACACCACCTATGCCAGTGGCGCAAGACAAGCCGCTGATGAGGCAGGTGTAGATGTCCGGGAGTATAATATTATCTATAAACTCCTCGAAGATATCCAAGGAGCCTTGGAAGGTCTGTTGGAACCAGAGTTGGTTGAAGAACCGCTTGGTCAGTGCGAAGTCCGTGCTGTCTTCCCAGTTGGTAAAGGAGCCGTTGCTGGTTGTTATGTGCAATCTGGCAAGCTGGTACGTAACTGCAAACTGCGTGTGCGTCGTGGCGGGAAAATTGTTTACGAAGGTGTTCTTGACTCCCTCAAACGGATCAAAGAAGATGCTCGTGAAGTTAATGCTGGTTATGAATGCGGTATTAACGTAGACAAATTCCATGACTGGGTTGAAGGCGACATTATTGAAGCCTACCAGATGGTTACGAAACGCCGTACTCTCACATTGACAAGATAGTGGTCAACACTAAGTGCTGAGTTCAAGTAAACGTTTAAGTGTGTTGAACTGAAAATAAGTTAGTTCCACACTCAAAACTGTAAACTTAAACTCAGCGCTCAGCAACGCCAGTAAGGGAGTCCGCAAAGCCGCCCACCGCACTAGCTCCTCAGCACTTAGCACTTTAACTATGTCCTCGTTTCGCTCTGAACCTATATTGTGGATTCACATTGCTGGATTAGCAACACTGCCAATTTTTTTGGTGTTGTGTTTATTATTCTTAGCTATAGGTGAGCCACTCTTACCAGTGTGGGGAGAGTTATTATTAGTCGCCACTATAGGCGTTACCCCACTGTTATGGATGCAGCTACGTCGTCCATTTTATATATATTCTCTTTTAGGCATAGCGCTCAAACCCGAAAATTTGACTGAGCAACAGCGTAAGATACTTTGTTTAATTAATACTAAGTTAAACCGGGTGCTGTCCCTAGTTACAGCAATAATATTAACTGTGGTGCTGTGGCAGCTTTACAAGGTTGTTCCCCAAGTGCAACATTTAGTCAGCTTTTTGCCGCAGTGGCGTGGCTTAGGCTTAGTGTTGGCTGCTTTAGCTTTTTTAGCAAGTAATTTATTTTTACAAGTTCCCGTGAGTGTGGCACGAATTTTAGTGACTAATGACACAGAATTTGCTGCCCTAGAACCGTTATCTTTAGAGAATATCAAGCATGATTTCACTATTTTAGGGGTGCAAGTTAATCAAATTTTACCCAGGTTGTTTCAATCCTTAATCGGAAGCAATAGAAACTCGCAGCAGCCCTAAACATTAGAACCCAATAAATATTTCGCAGAGTATACACTTGCCTCATAAAGGCAGGTTTGTTTGTATTCGCTCAAAACGAAAACTGCCATAACTGTTAAAGTTGAGGAATAAGGGACGATGACTCCAACTCCTGCTGCTAGTAATTGCCAATATCCCGCTGATACCGAAATTTGGTACAGCCTTAAATGTGCGATCGCTTCC encodes:
- a CDS encoding low-complexity tail membrane protein, coding for MSSFRSEPILWIHIAGLATLPIFLVLCLLFLAIGEPLLPVWGELLLVATIGVTPLLWMQLRRPFYIYSLLGIALKPENLTEQQRKILCLINTKLNRVLSLVTAIILTVVLWQLYKVVPQVQHLVSFLPQWRGLGLVLAALAFLASNLFLQVPVSVARILVTNDTEFAALEPLSLENIKHDFTILGVQVNQILPRLFQSLIGSNRNSQQP